In the Nitrospirota bacterium genome, CAGATCCTCGAAACGCACCTGGGCTGGGCCGCGAAGGCGCTCGGCCTGCATGTCGCGACGCCGGTGTTCGACGGCGCCTCCGAGGAACGCATCCGGTCTCTGCTCAAGGAGGCAAAGCTTCCGGTGACCGGCCAGTCGCTCCTCTTTGACGGTCGCACCGGCGAGCCTTTCGACAAGCCGGTCACGGTCGGGTACATGTACATGCTCAAACTGCACCATCTGGTCGACGATAAGCTCCATGCCCGCTCCATCGGGCCCTACTCGCTGGTCACCCAGCAGCCGCTGGGCGGCAAGGCGCAGTTCGGCGGGCAGCGGCTGGGAGAAATGGAAGTCTGGGCGCTCCAGGCATACGGTGCTGCCTACTGCCTGCAGGAGTTCCTGACCGTGAAATCCGACGACGTCTCGGGCCGTGCCAAGATCTACGAGGCCATCGTCAAGGGCGAGAACACCCTCGAGCCGGGCCTGCCCGAATCGTTCTACGTGCTCATCAAGGAGCTCCAGAGCCTCTGCCTCGATGTGGAGCTGATCGAGCGGAAGAACGAGAAGGAGCGCGTGATCGGGCTCGAGAAGATCTCGTCAGCGCGGTAATACCGGGGAGCGGCGTCGCCACACCCCGGCAGGTTGATTGTCGATCCAGGATATGAGGGGAAACACCTCTCCTAGGAGGTTCACAGTGGAAGAGAAACGGATAACCGAAAGCAAGGCCAGAGCCGATGTCATGAGCTTGTTCGACAAGCCGAAGGACATCAGCTTTGATGCAATGAGAATAAAGATCGCGTCTCCGGAGCGGATCAAAGAGTGGTCCTTCGGCGAGGTGAAAAAGCCGGAGACGATCAACTACCGGTCGTTCAAGCCGGAGCGCGACGGATTGTTCTGCGCAAAGATCTTCGGGCCCATCAAGGACTGGGAATGCCTCTGCGGAAAGTACAAGCGCATGAAGCACCGGGGCATTGTCTGCGACAAGTGCGGCGTGGAAGTGATCCAGTCCAAGGTGCGCCGGGAGCGCATGGGCCACATCGAACTTTCGTCGCCGGTCGCCCACATCTGGTTCCTGAAGGGCCTGCCGAGCCGCATCGGCACCCTTCTCGACATGACGCTCCGCCAGCTCGAAAAGGTGCTCTACTTCGAGAACTACGTCGTGGTAGACGGCGGGGACACGCCGCTCAAGCAGAAGGAGCTCCTGACGGAGGAGAAGTTCCGGAAGGCGTACCTGGAATACGGCTCCAGTGCATTCAAGGCCGGCATGGGCGCCGAGGCGATCCGTGAGATGCTGAAGGCGATCGATCTCGAGGCAGAATCCGAGGAGATCCGCAAGAAGATCGAAACGGCCACGTCCATGGCCACGAAGAAGAAGCTGACGAAGCGACTCAAGGTCATCGAGGCGTTCCGCAAATCGGGCAACAAGCCCGAATGGATGATCCTCGACGTGATCCCCGTCATTCCGCCGGAGCTGCGCCCGCTGGTGCCACTCGAGGGCGGCCGGTTCGCCACGTCGGACCTGAACGACCTGTACCGCCGCGTCATCAACCGGAACAACCGGCTGCACCGGCTGGAAGAGCTCAAGGCTCCTTCCGTCATCATCAGGAACGAGAAACGCATGTTGCAGGAGGCGGTGGACGCCCTCTTTGACAACGGCCGCCGCGGCAGGGTCCTGCGCGGACCCAACAAGCGTCCGCTCAAATCGCTCTCGGATATGCTGAAAGGCAAGCAGGGGCGGTTCCGTCAGAACCTGCTCGGGAAGCGGGTCGATTACTCGGGCCGTTCGGTGATCGTGGTCGGTCCCGACCTGAAGCTGCATCAGTGCGGCCTTCCGAAGAAGATGGCGCTCGAGCTGTTCAAACCGTTCATCTTCAACAAGCTCGAGGAAAAAGGATACGCCACGACCATCAAGAGTGCGAAGAAAATGATAGAGCGCGAACGCCCTGAAGTGTGGGACGTGCTCGAAGAAGTCATCCAGGAGCACCCGGTGCTCCTGAACCGCGCCCCGACGCTCCATCGGCTGGGCATCCAGGCCTTTGATCCCATGCTCGTCGAAGGCAAGGCCATCCGGCTCCATCCGCTCGTGTGCGCGGCATTCAACGCGGACTTCGACGGCGACCAGATGGCGGTCCATATCCCGCTCTCGGTGGAGGCGCAGCTCGAGGCTCGTGTGCTCATGCTTTCGATCAACAACGTGCTTTCTCCGGCGAACGGCAGGCCGATCACCGTTCCGTCCCAGGACATCGTGCTCGGGTGCTATTACCTGACCAAGTCACGCTCCGGAGCGCCGGGCGAAGGCAAAATCTTCTCAGGGAGGGACGAGGTCCGCATTGCCTATGACCAGCGCATGGCGGATATTCATGCCCGGGTCCGCGTCAGGATCGGCGGCAAGATCGAAGAGACGACGGTGGGCCGCGTGCTGTTCAGCGAGGTCCTGCCCGAGGGCATCTCGTTCGCGTCCGTCAACAAGGAAATGACCAAGAAGGAGCTCGCGAAGCTCATCGACGAATGCTACCGCAAGCTGGGGCTCCGGCGCACGGTCGTCCTGATCGACGACCTCAAGGAGATCGGGTTCAAGTTCGCGACAAAGTCGGGTATTTCGATCTGCATCAACGACATGCATATACCGGGCAAGAAGCAGAAGTTCATCGATCAGGCCCAGAAGGAAGTGATGGAGATCCATCACCAGTATACCGAGGGACTCATCACGAACGGCGAGCGGTACAACAAGGAAATCGACATCTGGGCGAACGTTACCGAGAAGATCGCCGATGAAATGATGGCCGAGCTGGGCATGGAGGCCGTTGAACTGGGCAGCGCGAAGAAGTCCGAGCTGCAGGAGGCCCGTTCCTTCAACAACATCTTCATGATGGCGGACTCGGGGGCGCGCGGCAGCACGCAGCAGATCAGGCAGCTTGCCGGCATGCGCGGGCTCATGGCGAAGCCGTCGGGCGAGATCATCGAGACGCCGATCACCGCAAACTTCCGCGAAGGACTCACGGTGCTTCAGTATTTCATCTCGACCCACGGTGCACGCAAGGGGCTGGCGGACACGGCGCTCAAGACGGCCAACTCCGGCTATCTCACCAGGAGGCTCGTCGACGTCGCCCAGGACGTGATCATCACGCAGGACGACTGCGGCACGGTGGACGGCATCATGGTGGGATCGCTCGTCGAGGGCGGTGAGATCATCGAGCCGCTGTCTGAGCGTATCCTCGGCCGCGTTGCCGCCGAGGACATCAAGGACCCGATCAACAGGGAAGTGATCGTGTCCACCC is a window encoding:
- the rpoC gene encoding DNA-directed RNA polymerase subunit beta', producing MSLFDKPKDISFDAMRIKIASPERIKEWSFGEVKKPETINYRSFKPERDGLFCAKIFGPIKDWECLCGKYKRMKHRGIVCDKCGVEVIQSKVRRERMGHIELSSPVAHIWFLKGLPSRIGTLLDMTLRQLEKVLYFENYVVVDGGDTPLKQKELLTEEKFRKAYLEYGSSAFKAGMGAEAIREMLKAIDLEAESEEIRKKIETATSMATKKKLTKRLKVIEAFRKSGNKPEWMILDVIPVIPPELRPLVPLEGGRFATSDLNDLYRRVINRNNRLHRLEELKAPSVIIRNEKRMLQEAVDALFDNGRRGRVLRGPNKRPLKSLSDMLKGKQGRFRQNLLGKRVDYSGRSVIVVGPDLKLHQCGLPKKMALELFKPFIFNKLEEKGYATTIKSAKKMIERERPEVWDVLEEVIQEHPVLLNRAPTLHRLGIQAFDPMLVEGKAIRLHPLVCAAFNADFDGDQMAVHIPLSVEAQLEARVLMLSINNVLSPANGRPITVPSQDIVLGCYYLTKSRSGAPGEGKIFSGRDEVRIAYDQRMADIHARVRVRIGGKIEETTVGRVLFSEVLPEGISFASVNKEMTKKELAKLIDECYRKLGLRRTVVLIDDLKEIGFKFATKSGISICINDMHIPGKKQKFIDQAQKEVMEIHHQYTEGLITNGERYNKEIDIWANVTEKIADEMMAELGMEAVELGSAKKSELQEARSFNNIFMMADSGARGSTQQIRQLAGMRGLMAKPSGEIIETPITANFREGLTVLQYFISTHGARKGLADTALKTANSGYLTRRLVDVAQDVIITQDDCGTVDGIMVGSLVEGGEIIEPLSERILGRVAAEDIKDPINREVIVSTRREINEDLVKRIEEAGIDRIKIRSVLTCQSLRGVCRMCYGRDLGRGKLVDIGEAIGIIAAQSIGEPGTQLTMRTFHIGGTASKVVEQTVLEAKNAGAVKYLSLNTVKNKEGDYVVMSRSGNIAIYDETGREKEKYAIIYGARLKVQDGQKVDVGQKLVEWDPYSLPILTEIGGKIAFGDIIEGVTMREEVDEVTGLSRKVIIDYPNQNLRPRISIKDPHGKTARLPASNVVARYLLPAGAHILVDKNDEVFPGDILVKIPRETTKTKDITGGLPRVAELFEARKPKEQAIISEIDGTVEFGGFVKGMRRILVKDGMGNEKEYLIPKGKHVNVHEGDWVTAGEPLMDGPVDPHDILNVLGPKELQKYLVDEVQQVYRLQGVSINDKHIEVIVRQMLRKVRIEEAGDTSFLIGEQVDRFAFARENEAVIAKGGKPATARPILLGITKASLTTDSFISAASFQETTRVLTEAAITGSVDDLVGLKENVIMGRLIPAGTGMTEYRNTYVEVEEEAAPDTQIPE